From the Daucus carota subsp. sativus chromosome 8, DH1 v3.0, whole genome shotgun sequence genome, one window contains:
- the LOC108198990 gene encoding aquaporin TIP1-2 yields MPMNRIAVGTPGEASHPDVLKAGLAEFFSMIIFVFAGQGSGMAFSKITNDGSSSPSGLIAAALSHGFALMVAVSVGANISGGHVNPAVTFGAFVGGNITLLRAIIYWIGQLLGAVVACLLLSSATGGMETSAFALSSGVSVWNAVIFEIVMTFGLVYTVYATAVDPRKGNIGTIAPLAIGFIVAANILVGGAFDGASMNPAVCFGPAVVSWTWNHHWVYWIGPFIGAAIAAIIYDNIFMDENAHEQLPVTDF; encoded by the exons ATGCCGATGAACAGAATTGCCGTTGGCACACCAGGAGAAGCTAGCCATCCTGATGTACTCAAAGCCGGGCTTGCAGAGTTTTTTTCCATGATCATTTTTGTTTTTGCTGGCCAAGGCTCTGGCATGGCTTTCA GTAAGATTACAAATGATGGTTCAAGTAGTCCATCTGGCCTTATAGCTGCTGCATTATCTCATGGCTTCGCTCTCATGGTCGCTGTCTCAGTCGGTGCTAATATTTCTGGAGGCCATGTAAATCCTGCAGTCACATTTGGCGCCTTCGTAGGTGGAAACATAACATTGCTGAGAGCTATTATCTATTGGATTGGTCAATTATTAGGCGCAGTTGTCGCCTGCTTGCTCCTCAGTTCTGCCACTGGTGGAATG GAAACATCAGCATTCGCGCTTTCATCAGGCGTATCTGTCTGGAATGCAGTGATCTTCGAGATTGTGATGACCTTTGGGCTGGTGTACACAGTTTACGCGACTGCAGTGGATCCAAGGAAGGGAAACATAGGGACTATTGCACCTCTTGCTATAGGTTTCATCGTGGCGGCCAACATTTTGGTTGGCGGTGCTTTCGATGGTGCATCCATGAACCCTGCGGTCTGCTTCGGACCAGCTGTGGTTAGTTGGACATGGAACCATCATTGGGTGTATTGGATCGGACCATTCATAGGTGCTGCAATTGCTGCCATTATCTATGATAATATCTTCATGGATGAAAATGCACACGAGCAGCTTCCTGTTACTGATTTTTAG